The following are encoded together in the Opitutus sp. ER46 genome:
- a CDS encoding SDR family oxidoreductase produces MRIFITGASGLLGAALAAAAARAGHRVIGTRNRGCERVPGVAVLHALDAADEGAMHAALTAEPVDAIVNCAAVSSPPDCERDPAGSRVINVELPRRLAAFAAERGVRLVHVSSEQVFDGDGREPYAPGDAVAPRNVYGRQKVEAEQAVAELTQDGAAIVRPPLLVGDSLSGTRSLHEQLLAAWAAGQVPRLFTDEYRQPCGIGNLADVLLALTVRRDLGGVFHWAGRDLVSRYELAERIRVRFGLPAERAPLAPVTRAEVPAVAAVRPQYLALDVTALEERLGRRAQTLEAALAELYRR; encoded by the coding sequence ATGCGCATCTTCATCACCGGGGCGTCGGGACTTTTGGGCGCGGCGTTGGCCGCCGCAGCGGCGCGCGCGGGACATCGCGTCATTGGCACGCGGAATCGCGGTTGCGAGCGCGTGCCGGGAGTGGCCGTGCTGCACGCGCTGGACGCGGCGGACGAGGGCGCAATGCACGCGGCGCTCACCGCCGAGCCGGTCGACGCGATCGTGAACTGCGCGGCGGTGTCCTCGCCGCCGGATTGCGAACGTGATCCCGCGGGCTCGCGCGTGATCAATGTCGAGCTGCCGCGCCGGTTGGCGGCATTCGCGGCGGAACGCGGGGTGCGGCTGGTGCATGTGTCCTCGGAACAGGTGTTCGATGGCGACGGCCGCGAACCGTATGCGCCGGGTGATGCCGTGGCGCCGCGCAACGTTTACGGCCGGCAGAAGGTCGAGGCGGAGCAGGCCGTGGCCGAGCTGACGCAGGATGGGGCGGCCATCGTGCGGCCCCCGCTGCTGGTCGGCGACAGCCTGAGCGGCACGCGGAGCCTGCATGAACAGTTGCTGGCGGCGTGGGCGGCGGGGCAGGTGCCGCGACTCTTTACCGACGAGTACCGGCAGCCGTGCGGCATCGGGAACCTGGCGGACGTGCTACTCGCGCTGACGGTGCGCCGCGATCTCGGCGGGGTGTTCCACTGGGCGGGGCGGGATCTCGTGTCCCGTTACGAGCTGGCGGAGCGAATTCGCGTGCGATTTGGCCTCCCAGCGGAGCGGGCGCCGCTGGCGCCAGTGACCCGGGCGGAGGTGCCGGCGGTGGCGGCGGTGCGTCCGCAATACCTCGCGCTGGATGTCACGGCCCTCGAGGAGCGGCTCGGCCGGCGGGCGCAGACGCTCGAGGCCGCGCTGGCGGAGTTGTACCGGCGGTGA
- a CDS encoding nucleoside monophosphate kinase: MKSSAPMTPAAPTGAAKLSDLEIKDAHLIFGSVWRDLEEDYGRENLRFPKEIILLGGAPGAGKGTNTAFITRTRGLTCPPVVVSSLLDSPEAKAIKDSGNMVGDREVVRLVYRHLLRPEYHDGVILDGFPRTNVQVECFKMLVDKMHQLRREFYATPLCMHFRLPTIHIMVLFVDEKTSVERQLKRGREVQQYNEEVRRTGIGELLEERPTDYDQQLAQRRYRVFKEQTWDALQSLKEIFHYHFINAQGAIDEVEQNILHELEYQSTLELDPRTVDCLRNVPVASELAVHARQELVKRLDSYEFGQPELFRQVVAFISRKIIPVVQRHAISGAAQVNTEDPLLTDPTALAMLIDVFSERGFHAVVDIHRIEVPEKFDLQTGAITCRVKKVFRIQIKFPGCEIRRG; this comes from the coding sequence ATGAAATCGTCCGCCCCCATGACGCCTGCGGCTCCCACCGGCGCCGCCAAACTGAGCGACCTCGAAATCAAAGACGCCCACCTGATCTTCGGATCCGTGTGGCGCGATCTGGAGGAGGACTACGGCCGCGAGAATCTCCGCTTCCCAAAGGAGATCATCCTGCTGGGGGGCGCCCCCGGCGCCGGCAAGGGCACCAACACCGCTTTCATCACGCGCACGCGCGGCCTCACCTGCCCGCCCGTCGTCGTCAGCTCCCTGCTCGACTCCCCTGAGGCCAAGGCGATCAAGGACTCCGGCAACATGGTCGGCGACCGCGAGGTCGTGCGCCTCGTTTATCGCCACCTGCTGCGCCCCGAATACCACGACGGCGTCATCCTCGACGGCTTCCCCCGCACCAACGTCCAGGTCGAGTGCTTCAAGATGCTCGTCGACAAGATGCACCAGCTGCGGCGCGAGTTTTACGCCACGCCGCTGTGCATGCATTTCCGGCTACCGACGATCCACATCATGGTCCTTTTCGTGGACGAAAAGACCTCCGTGGAGCGCCAGCTGAAACGCGGCCGCGAGGTCCAGCAGTACAACGAGGAGGTCCGGCGCACCGGCATCGGTGAACTGCTCGAGGAGCGGCCCACCGATTACGACCAGCAACTCGCCCAGCGGCGCTACCGCGTGTTCAAGGAGCAGACGTGGGATGCGCTGCAGTCCCTGAAGGAGATTTTCCACTACCACTTCATCAACGCCCAGGGCGCGATCGACGAGGTGGAGCAGAACATTCTCCACGAGCTTGAATACCAGAGCACGCTCGAGCTCGACCCGCGTACCGTCGACTGCCTCCGCAACGTGCCTGTCGCCAGCGAACTCGCCGTCCATGCCCGCCAGGAGCTGGTGAAGCGGCTCGACAGCTACGAGTTTGGCCAGCCGGAACTCTTCCGTCAGGTCGTCGCCTTCATCAGCCGCAAGATCATCCCGGTCGTCCAGCGGCACGCGATTTCCGGCGCCGCCCAGGTCAACACCGAGGACCCGCTGCTCACCGATCCAACCGCGCTGGCCATGCTGATCGACGTCTTCTCCGAGCGTGGCTTCCACGCCGTCGTCGACATCCACCGCATCGAGGTACCCGAGAAGTTCGACCTGCAGACCGGCGCCATCACCTGCCGCGTCAAGAAGGTCTTCCGCATCCAGATCAAGTTCCCGGGCTGCGAAATTCGCCGCGGCTGA
- a CDS encoding YchJ family metal-binding protein codes for MNTKNRRVASGAPCPCGSGRPFGACCGALLDGQREAASARELMRSRYTAHVLGDEPYLHRTYAKTADQPFVAGQHASPGVDWVRLVIHEDAPGRRPDQAFVEFSAFYRDRQGTHEMRERSEFRLVGGRWLYWDGALRKEG; via the coding sequence ATGAACACGAAGAACCGGCGGGTGGCGTCCGGCGCGCCCTGTCCCTGTGGCAGCGGCCGGCCGTTTGGCGCGTGCTGCGGGGCGCTGCTGGACGGACAACGCGAGGCGGCGTCGGCGCGGGAACTGATGCGGTCGCGCTACACCGCGCACGTCCTGGGCGACGAGCCGTATCTGCACCGCACGTACGCCAAAACCGCGGACCAGCCGTTTGTGGCCGGCCAGCACGCGAGTCCCGGGGTGGACTGGGTGCGGCTGGTCATCCACGAAGACGCGCCCGGGCGCCGACCGGACCAGGCGTTCGTGGAGTTCTCGGCGTTCTATCGCGACCGGCAGGGCACGCATGAGATGCGGGAGCGGTCCGAGTTCCGGCTCGTCGGCGGACGCTGGCTGTACTGGGACGGGGCGCTGCGGAAGGAAGGCTGA
- a CDS encoding dihydrodipicolinate synthase family protein produces the protein MAFELSGVFSAQWLPTDSHGQLDRELLARHLAFERTAGIAGVLALGSTGEFPHFSPAQRQHAISTLVELAAPLPVMVNISDLRPGVAVELGRFAKSVGAPAVALMPPSFYPISPADMLAYFLHVAERVELPVMLYNFPELTGKRIGLETIAAFADRAPMIGIKQSGGEFAYHRELIALGREKRFVVMSGADTRLPEVFALGAAGCIGGLVNLVPEWMVALERICRRGQPGEHATIAQAMVEVGRIIDQLTFPINVAAGIEARGFDPGVPKEVISPASQQLHTKIVAELRALFRQHELTLGGFTASARPAAA, from the coding sequence ATGGCCTTCGAACTCTCCGGTGTTTTCAGTGCTCAGTGGCTGCCGACCGATTCCCACGGTCAGCTCGACCGCGAACTGCTCGCGCGGCATCTCGCGTTTGAGCGGACGGCAGGCATCGCGGGGGTGCTCGCGCTGGGCAGTACGGGTGAATTTCCGCATTTCTCGCCGGCGCAGCGGCAGCATGCGATCAGCACGCTGGTCGAATTGGCGGCGCCGCTGCCCGTCATGGTCAACATCAGCGACCTGCGCCCGGGCGTGGCGGTGGAACTCGGGCGCTTTGCGAAAAGCGTCGGCGCCCCTGCGGTGGCGCTGATGCCGCCGAGCTTCTATCCGATTTCGCCGGCGGACATGCTGGCCTACTTCCTCCATGTGGCGGAGCGGGTCGAGCTGCCGGTGATGCTGTACAACTTCCCGGAACTCACCGGCAAACGCATCGGCCTCGAGACGATCGCCGCGTTTGCCGACCGCGCCCCGATGATCGGCATCAAGCAGAGCGGCGGAGAGTTCGCGTATCACCGCGAGCTGATCGCCCTGGGGCGCGAGAAGCGGTTCGTGGTGATGTCGGGAGCGGACACGCGGCTGCCGGAGGTGTTTGCGCTCGGGGCGGCCGGCTGCATTGGCGGCCTGGTGAATCTCGTCCCGGAGTGGATGGTGGCACTCGAGCGCATCTGCCGCCGGGGGCAGCCCGGCGAGCATGCGACGATCGCGCAGGCGATGGTCGAGGTGGGCCGCATCATCGATCAGCTTACCTTCCCGATCAACGTGGCGGCGGGGATTGAGGCGCGCGGGTTCGATCCTGGCGTGCCCAAGGAAGTGATCTCGCCGGCGTCGCAGCAGTTGCACACGAAGATCGTCGCGGAACTGCGCGCGCTCTTCCGGCAGCACGAGCTCACGCTCGGCGGCTTCACCGCCTCGGCCCGCCCGGCGGCAGCGTAA
- a CDS encoding metallophosphoesterase has product MNRREFLFTAAAASAVPALASAASTPAPTPATAAKSGPLVRTPVSLMAPRVDGFEAVWGVNELCLGRIEYEDAAGRRHVAAANSFGFTPQHDSVLRVRVDRLQPGQSYRVRAITVSGEDGRTETSAWKTFRTLDASAATTHFVAWNDTHIHNDTIQRLDDLTPAADFLLWNGDTCNNWTASDLLVPTLLHPGGRDITARRPLLFNWGNHDSRGKFGYLTASIVPTPAGRPFCAFRTGPVACIMLHSGEDKPDNHPTFKGRAAFETLLAEEAEWLRAAIRQPGIADAPYRVVCCHMPLRWIEEVPADYANKGYDHFCARGRPLWHDSLVAWKTQLVISGHTHRSEAIPATPDFPYAQLTGGGPNLEQATWIDVDANAARLRVVAHRVAGGIAHELTFPPL; this is encoded by the coding sequence ATGAACCGCCGCGAATTCCTATTCACCGCTGCCGCTGCCAGCGCTGTTCCCGCCCTCGCCTCCGCCGCCAGCACTCCCGCCCCCACCCCTGCGACCGCGGCGAAATCCGGCCCCCTCGTGCGCACGCCGGTGAGTCTCATGGCGCCCCGCGTCGATGGGTTCGAGGCGGTCTGGGGCGTCAACGAGCTCTGCCTCGGCCGGATTGAGTACGAAGACGCCGCGGGCCGCCGTCACGTCGCCGCCGCCAACAGCTTCGGTTTCACTCCGCAGCACGACAGCGTCCTGCGCGTCCGCGTCGATCGCCTGCAGCCCGGCCAAAGCTACCGCGTCCGCGCCATCACCGTGTCCGGCGAGGACGGACGCACCGAGACGAGCGCGTGGAAGACGTTCCGCACCCTCGACGCCTCCGCCGCCACCACCCACTTCGTCGCCTGGAACGACACCCACATCCACAACGACACCATCCAGCGGCTCGACGACCTCACCCCCGCCGCCGACTTCCTCCTGTGGAATGGCGACACCTGCAACAATTGGACCGCCTCCGACCTCCTGGTGCCCACGCTCCTGCACCCCGGCGGTCGCGACATCACCGCCCGACGCCCGCTCCTGTTCAACTGGGGCAACCACGATTCGCGCGGCAAGTTCGGCTATCTCACCGCCTCCATCGTGCCCACGCCCGCCGGCCGCCCGTTCTGCGCCTTCCGCACCGGCCCGGTCGCCTGCATCATGCTGCACAGCGGCGAGGACAAGCCCGACAACCACCCAACCTTCAAGGGTCGCGCCGCCTTCGAAACGCTCCTCGCCGAGGAGGCCGAGTGGCTCCGCGCCGCCATCCGGCAGCCGGGCATCGCCGACGCCCCCTATCGCGTCGTTTGCTGCCACATGCCGCTGCGCTGGATCGAGGAGGTCCCGGCCGACTACGCCAACAAGGGCTACGACCACTTCTGCGCCCGCGGCCGCCCCCTCTGGCACGACTCCCTCGTCGCCTGGAAGACCCAGCTCGTCATCTCCGGCCACACCCACCGCTCCGAGGCGATCCCCGCCACGCCCGACTTCCCCTACGCCCAGCTCACGGGCGGTGGCCCCAACCTGGAACAGGCCACCTGGATCGACGTCGACGCCAACGCCGCCCGCCTCCGTGTCGTCGCCCATCGCGTCGCCGGCGGCATCGCCCACGAACTCACCTTCCCGCCGCTCTGA
- a CDS encoding aldehyde dehydrogenase family protein, whose amino-acid sequence MPFTTINPATERRIAVYPTHTAADVARRLDRAAAAQRRWRKPSPAERATPVRELGRVLRQRATALAHLATEEMGKPVTQAVAEVEKCAALCDYYAAQGPALLLDQHPPGAPARSRVAFEPLGVLLAIMPWNFPFWQVMRAAVPALLAGNAVLLKHAPNVPGCALAIEALFQHAGFPPAVFQTLLVDTRVTSRLIGDARVTGVTLTGSTHAGRAVAALAGAALTPAVLELGGSDPIVVLDDADLDAAAELAAESRLLNSGQSCICGKRIIVLRSVRRAFESRLVARVAARRVGDPTDPANAVGPLARADLRETLEAQVRRSLRRGAKPLLAGGARSGRGFFYDPTILTGVTPGMAVFDEETFGPVAAVVPARHEAEAIRLANATSFGLGAVLVTRDPDRARRLAPQLEAGCVFVNKLVRSSPELPFGGIKQSGFGRELGAWGAHAFTNIKTVVGA is encoded by the coding sequence ATGCCCTTCACCACCATCAACCCGGCCACCGAACGGCGGATCGCCGTGTATCCAACGCACACTGCAGCCGATGTCGCGCGGCGGCTCGATCGCGCCGCGGCCGCCCAACGGAGATGGCGCAAGCCAAGCCCGGCTGAGCGCGCGACGCCCGTGCGGGAGCTCGGCCGCGTCCTGCGTCAACGCGCCACCGCGCTCGCCCACCTTGCCACGGAGGAAATGGGCAAACCCGTCACACAAGCCGTGGCCGAGGTGGAGAAGTGCGCCGCGCTGTGCGACTACTATGCCGCCCAGGGCCCTGCCCTGCTGCTCGACCAGCACCCGCCCGGCGCTCCCGCTCGCAGCCGCGTCGCGTTCGAACCTCTCGGCGTCCTCCTGGCGATCATGCCATGGAATTTCCCTTTCTGGCAGGTGATGCGCGCCGCCGTCCCTGCGCTGCTTGCCGGCAACGCCGTCCTTCTGAAGCACGCCCCCAATGTTCCGGGCTGTGCCCTCGCGATCGAAGCTCTGTTCCAGCACGCCGGCTTCCCTCCCGCCGTCTTCCAGACGCTCCTGGTGGACACCCGCGTCACCAGCCGGCTCATCGGTGATGCCCGTGTCACCGGCGTCACGCTCACCGGTAGCACGCACGCCGGTCGTGCCGTCGCCGCCCTCGCCGGCGCCGCCCTCACGCCCGCCGTGCTCGAACTCGGCGGCAGCGATCCGATCGTCGTCCTTGATGACGCCGACCTCGACGCCGCCGCCGAGCTCGCCGCCGAGTCCCGTCTCCTCAACTCCGGCCAGAGCTGCATCTGCGGCAAACGGATCATCGTCCTGCGCTCCGTCCGCCGCGCATTTGAGTCTCGGCTCGTCGCGCGCGTCGCCGCGCGGCGCGTCGGCGACCCCACCGATCCGGCCAACGCCGTCGGTCCGCTCGCCCGCGCCGACCTGCGCGAGACACTCGAAGCCCAGGTACGGCGCAGCCTGCGCCGTGGGGCCAAGCCGCTCCTGGCCGGCGGCGCCCGCTCGGGCCGCGGCTTCTTCTACGATCCAACCATCCTTACCGGCGTGACTCCGGGTATGGCCGTGTTCGACGAAGAAACCTTCGGTCCCGTCGCCGCCGTCGTCCCCGCCCGCCACGAGGCCGAAGCCATCCGCCTCGCCAACGCCACGTCCTTCGGGCTCGGTGCCGTCCTTGTCACCCGCGATCCCGACCGCGCCCGGCGTCTAGCGCCGCAACTCGAGGCTGGCTGCGTCTTCGTCAACAAACTTGTCCGCTCCTCGCCCGAACTCCCGTTCGGCGGCATCAAGCAAAGCGGCTTCGGCCGCGAGCTCGGCGCCTGGGGCGCACATGCGTTCACCAACATCAAGACCGTCGTCGGCGCCTGA
- the ppk1 gene encoding polyphosphate kinase 1, giving the protein MATRPSSRSPRRVHRTPAKSRRSAAASPAPELPAHPTSPVYFNRELSWLAFNRRVLEQAQSERHPLLERVRFLAIVSNNLDEFFEIRVAGLIQQTESGIMEPGPDGLDPREQLQRIRALVDALLEDLYRCWRNQLMPALEAQGIQFRTGGDLSARELAWARAYFQEQIYPVLTPLALDQAHPFPQIGNKTLNVIVSLENPTARPPTVSVALLPVPRILPQLIPLPATRRGPLRVIFISEIIKLHAGELFPGYRVRGAYTFRITRNSDLYIDEEEAANLLKKIEEELRNLRRGAAVRLEVEEHMDPFLFDTLCSHLELPREYAFRIKGPLSPLRLQSLADIDRPDLKYPPFTPVNISPLRDPTRIFETLRATDVLLHHPYDSFAPVVDFVEQAARDPKVVAIKQTFYRTSGDSPLVRALIEASQNGKQVTALVELKARFDEANNIQWARQLEEAGVHVVYGLVGHKTHCKMCLIVRREGRKMMHYVHLGTGNYNPRTARIYTDLSFFTARSHLTRDVARVFNTLTGFGRSPHFRHLLVAPFDLHTRLNRFIARESRNAAAGRPARIIAKMNSLVDPETINALYKASQAGVEIDLIVRGTCCLVPGIPHLSEHIRVRSIVGRFLEHARAFYFENHGGEPLILAGSADWMPRNFFRRVEVLFPLEDPRLRRWVVEELLLTELRDTANARILLANGSYVAPSRAPNAKPLSAHAHFMASALGRARA; this is encoded by the coding sequence ATGGCCACGCGTCCTTCGTCCCGCTCCCCGCGTCGCGTTCACCGCACGCCGGCAAAGTCACGCCGGAGCGCCGCCGCGTCGCCTGCGCCCGAGCTGCCCGCCCACCCCACCTCACCCGTCTATTTCAACCGCGAACTCTCCTGGCTCGCTTTCAACCGCCGCGTCCTGGAACAGGCCCAAAGCGAACGGCATCCGCTCCTCGAACGCGTCCGCTTCCTCGCCATCGTTTCCAACAACCTCGACGAGTTCTTCGAGATCCGCGTCGCCGGCCTCATCCAGCAGACCGAGTCCGGCATCATGGAGCCCGGCCCCGACGGGCTCGATCCGCGCGAGCAGCTGCAACGCATCCGCGCGCTCGTCGACGCCCTCCTGGAGGACCTCTACCGTTGCTGGCGCAACCAGCTCATGCCCGCCCTCGAGGCCCAGGGCATCCAGTTCCGCACCGGCGGCGACCTCTCCGCCCGCGAGCTCGCCTGGGCTCGCGCCTATTTTCAGGAACAGATCTATCCCGTCCTCACCCCGCTTGCCCTCGACCAGGCGCACCCGTTTCCCCAGATCGGCAACAAGACGCTCAACGTCATCGTCTCGCTCGAGAACCCCACCGCCCGGCCGCCGACGGTCTCCGTCGCCCTCCTGCCCGTCCCGCGCATCCTCCCCCAGCTGATCCCGCTGCCCGCCACCCGCCGCGGCCCGCTGCGCGTCATCTTCATCAGCGAGATCATCAAGCTCCACGCCGGCGAATTGTTCCCCGGCTACCGCGTCCGCGGCGCCTACACGTTCCGGATCACGCGCAACAGTGACCTCTACATCGACGAGGAGGAGGCGGCCAACCTGCTCAAGAAGATCGAGGAGGAGCTCCGCAACCTCCGCCGCGGCGCCGCCGTCCGCCTCGAGGTCGAGGAGCACATGGACCCGTTCCTCTTCGACACGCTCTGCAGCCATCTCGAGCTCCCGCGGGAATACGCCTTCCGCATCAAGGGCCCGCTCAGTCCGCTGCGGCTGCAGTCGCTCGCCGACATCGACCGGCCCGACCTGAAGTACCCGCCCTTTACGCCGGTGAACATCTCGCCCCTGCGCGATCCGACGCGGATCTTCGAGACCCTTCGCGCCACCGACGTCCTGCTTCATCACCCGTACGATTCCTTCGCGCCCGTGGTGGATTTCGTCGAGCAGGCCGCGCGCGACCCCAAGGTCGTTGCCATCAAGCAGACGTTCTACCGCACCAGCGGCGACTCTCCGCTCGTGCGCGCCCTCATCGAGGCTTCCCAGAACGGCAAGCAGGTCACCGCCCTCGTGGAGCTCAAGGCCCGCTTCGACGAGGCCAACAACATCCAGTGGGCCCGCCAGCTCGAGGAGGCGGGCGTCCACGTCGTGTACGGCCTCGTCGGCCACAAGACCCACTGCAAGATGTGTCTGATCGTCCGCCGCGAGGGCCGGAAGATGATGCACTACGTGCACCTGGGCACGGGGAACTACAATCCGCGCACCGCCCGCATCTACACTGATCTCAGCTTCTTCACCGCCCGCAGCCACCTCACCCGCGATGTCGCGCGCGTGTTTAACACGCTCACCGGCTTCGGCCGCTCGCCGCACTTCCGCCACCTGCTCGTCGCGCCGTTCGACCTCCACACCCGCCTCAACCGTTTCATCGCCCGCGAGTCCCGCAACGCCGCCGCCGGCCGGCCCGCGCGGATCATCGCCAAAATGAACTCCCTGGTGGATCCCGAGACCATCAACGCCCTGTACAAGGCGTCCCAGGCCGGCGTGGAAATCGATCTCATCGTCCGCGGCACCTGCTGTCTCGTCCCCGGCATTCCCCATCTCAGCGAGCACATCCGAGTCCGCAGCATCGTCGGCCGGTTCCTCGAGCATGCGCGGGCCTTCTACTTCGAGAACCACGGCGGCGAACCGCTCATCCTCGCCGGCAGCGCCGATTGGATGCCACGCAACTTCTTCCGCCGCGTCGAGGTGCTCTTCCCGCTCGAGGATCCACGCCTGCGGCGCTGGGTCGTCGAGGAACTGCTGCTCACCGAACTTCGGGACACCGCCAACGCCCGCATCCTCCTGGCCAACGGAAGCTACGTCGCGCCATCGCGCGCCCCCAACGCCAAGCCGCTCTCCGCCCACGCCCACTTCATGGCCTCCGCCCTCGGTCGCGCCCGCGCGTAG
- a CDS encoding MFS transporter codes for MPPENTPSRLNYAWFVVAILFPVALLNYLDRQMLATMKASMVGDIPSIANRADWGLVLGCFKWTYAILSPFGGYIADRFSRRHVIAGSLFVWSAVTWWTGHVTSFHELMLARALMGISEAFYIPAALAMIAEYHPGLTRSRAVGVHQTGIYIGQILGGFAGYIADSPEHGWRWAFTMLGMIGVVYAVPLLLALRNPPPATATPGAAATSRPTEGVLRGLLGNRNFLLLVLYFTLPAIAGWVVRDWMPDILREKFHLGQGKAGVSAILYVQIASMVGALVGGVLADRWMRTNARGRIYTSALGMALFLPALFSVGNAGTLSLAIVGLIVFGIGWGFFDCNNMPILCQIARPEWRATGYGIMNLVSISCGGFGDWAFGALRDRHMPLNLIFGVFAGVALLSVALVLAIRPRSEQTG; via the coding sequence ATGCCGCCTGAAAACACCCCCAGCCGCCTCAACTACGCCTGGTTCGTGGTCGCGATCCTGTTCCCGGTTGCGCTCCTGAACTACCTCGACCGGCAGATGCTGGCCACGATGAAGGCGTCGATGGTGGGCGACATTCCCAGCATCGCGAACCGCGCCGACTGGGGGCTGGTGCTCGGGTGTTTCAAGTGGACCTACGCGATCCTGAGTCCCTTCGGCGGCTACATCGCGGATCGCTTCAGCCGCCGGCACGTGATCGCGGGCAGCCTCTTTGTGTGGTCGGCGGTGACATGGTGGACGGGGCACGTGACAAGCTTCCATGAACTGATGCTGGCGCGCGCCCTGATGGGCATCAGTGAGGCCTTCTACATTCCCGCGGCACTGGCGATGATCGCCGAATACCATCCCGGGTTGACCCGTTCGCGGGCGGTCGGCGTGCATCAGACGGGCATCTACATTGGGCAGATTCTGGGCGGCTTTGCCGGGTACATCGCGGATTCGCCGGAGCATGGCTGGCGCTGGGCCTTCACGATGCTGGGCATGATCGGCGTGGTGTATGCGGTGCCGCTGCTGCTGGCGCTGCGCAACCCGCCGCCCGCCACGGCGACTCCTGGTGCCGCCGCCACCTCACGCCCGACGGAAGGCGTGTTGCGGGGGCTGCTCGGCAACCGAAATTTCCTGCTGCTGGTCCTGTATTTCACGCTGCCCGCGATCGCGGGCTGGGTGGTGCGCGACTGGATGCCGGACATCCTGCGCGAGAAGTTTCACCTCGGGCAGGGCAAGGCTGGGGTCAGTGCGATCCTCTACGTGCAAATTGCCTCGATGGTGGGGGCGCTCGTCGGCGGCGTCCTGGCGGATCGCTGGATGCGGACGAACGCGCGCGGCCGGATTTACACCAGTGCCCTCGGCATGGCGCTGTTCCTTCCGGCGCTGTTTAGCGTGGGCAACGCCGGCACGCTGTCGCTCGCGATCGTGGGGTTGATCGTGTTTGGCATCGGGTGGGGCTTTTTCGACTGCAACAACATGCCCATCCTCTGCCAGATCGCGCGACCGGAATGGCGCGCCACCGGCTATGGCATCATGAACCTCGTCAGCATCAGCTGCGGCGGGTTCGGCGACTGGGCGTTTGGGGCGCTGCGCGACCGGCACATGCCCTTGAACCTGATCTTCGGCGTGTTCGCCGGCGTGGCACTGCTCTCGGTCGCGCTGGTCCTGGCGATCCGGCCGCGGTCCGAGCAGACGGGTTGA